One genomic window of Actinoalloteichus hoggarensis includes the following:
- a CDS encoding ABC transporter ATP-binding protein encodes MSVPSRSASPDRPQPRTGAAALEVDRLCVDLRTAAGEVRAVDEVSFAAHSGRTLALLGESGCGKSITAQAIVGLLDPVAEVSGGSVRVAGTDVVGLDRRGRRRLAGPTLSIVFQDALTAMNPVQTVGAQLGEPFRIHQGASRREARQKAVELMELVGIPEPHVRARSYPHQFSGGMRQRLLIAMAVALNPSVLIADEPTTALDVTVQAQIMRLLRDLQSQQDMAVVLITHDLAVVAEHADDVAIMYAGRVVETGLVSEVFARPRHPYTRGLLDSVPERVAKGERLPSVPGSPPQLSDVPTGCVFQARCPMARDRCVEERPVLAPTGPGRAAACHFSEELASV; translated from the coding sequence ATGAGCGTCCCGAGCCGTTCCGCGTCTCCCGACCGCCCGCAGCCCAGGACGGGCGCCGCGGCGCTGGAGGTCGATCGACTGTGCGTCGACCTGCGCACCGCCGCGGGCGAGGTCCGCGCCGTCGACGAGGTCAGCTTCGCCGCCCACTCCGGGCGGACGCTGGCCCTGCTCGGCGAGTCCGGCTGCGGGAAGTCCATCACCGCCCAGGCGATCGTCGGCCTCCTCGATCCGGTCGCCGAGGTCAGCGGCGGCTCGGTTCGCGTCGCGGGCACCGACGTCGTCGGGCTCGACCGACGCGGCAGGCGGAGGCTGGCCGGTCCGACGCTGTCGATCGTCTTCCAGGACGCGTTGACCGCGATGAACCCGGTGCAGACCGTCGGCGCCCAGCTCGGCGAGCCGTTCCGCATCCATCAGGGCGCGTCCCGGCGCGAGGCCCGGCAGAAGGCCGTGGAGCTGATGGAGCTCGTCGGCATCCCGGAACCACACGTCCGCGCGCGCTCGTATCCGCACCAGTTCTCCGGCGGCATGCGGCAACGCCTGCTGATCGCGATGGCCGTCGCGTTGAACCCGTCGGTGCTGATCGCCGACGAGCCGACCACCGCGCTCGACGTCACGGTGCAGGCCCAGATCATGCGGCTGCTCAGGGACCTCCAGTCCCAGCAGGACATGGCGGTCGTGCTGATCACGCACGATCTCGCGGTGGTCGCCGAGCACGCCGACGACGTCGCGATCATGTACGCGGGCCGCGTCGTCGAGACCGGGCTGGTGAGCGAGGTCTTCGCCCGTCCGCGCCACCCGTACACCCGCGGCCTGCTCGACTCCGTCCCGGAGCGGGTCGCCAAGGGGGAGCGACTTCCGTCGGTGCCGGGCAGCCCACCGCAGCTCAGCGACGTGCCCACCGGCTGCGTGTTCCAGGCGCGCTGCCCGATGGCCCGGGACCGCTGCGTCGAGGAACGCCCGGTGCTCGCCCCCACCGGCCCCGGCCGCGCCGCCGCGTGCCACTTCTCGGAGGAGCTCGCCAGTGTCTGA